Part of the Petrotoga olearia DSM 13574 genome, TTCAAATGAAAATACTAGTGATCAACTCAGGAAGTTCATCCTTAAAATATCAAATATTAGAAATGGAAAACGAAGAGTGTTTGGTGAAAGGGCTAGTTGAAAGGATAGGAGAAGAAGAGTCAGATATTGAACAAGAAAGTAAAGAAAAAGAGTACAAAAACATAACCAAGATTAATGACCATGAAGAAGCGTTAAAAAAAGCTATGGAATTGATAACTGATCCTGAATACGGGTGTTTAAAAGGATTAGATGAGATAGATGCGGTTGGTCACAGAGTTGTACATGGAGGAGAAAAGTTTTTCTCTTCTGTACTGATAGATGAAGAAGTTATTAAAGCTATAGAAGAAAACTCTGATCTTGCACCTTTACATAATCCTCCCAATTTGGTGGGCATAAGAGCTGCCAAAAAATTATTACCCAAAGTACCCCAAGTAGCGGTGTTTGACACATCATTTCACCATTCGATGCCAGAGAAGGCATATATGTATGGCTTACCTTACGAACTCTACCAAAAGTACAAGATAAGACGGTATGGATTTCATGGGACCAGTCACAGGTATGTATCTCAAAAAGCTTCTGAGATATTAAGAAAAGATATAAAAGAATTAAAGATGACAACTGCACATTTGGGTAATGGTGCATCTTTAGCTGCGATTGACAGAGGGAAAGTAGTTGACACATCGATGGGATTCACACCTTTGGAAGGATTGATAATGGGCACAAGAAGTGGAGATATAGACCCAAGTATCGTTCTTTTCCTTACAAGAAAAGGTTACAGCGTAGATGAAGTAGACGATTTATTGAACAAAAGAAGTGGTGTCTATGGTTTAAGTGAAATGAGCAACGACATGAGAGACATCAGAAAAGGAATAGAAAATGGGGATAAAAAGGCAAAGTTGGCATACGATGTGTATGTATATCGTTTAGCAAAATACATAGGAAGTTATATAACCATACTAAAAGGATTAGATGCATTGGTATTCACAGCGGGTGTGGGAGAAAATGATGAACATGTAAGAATGGATGTCTGTGATTATTTAGACTTCTTTGGAGTTAAAATTGATAAAGAAAAAAATACTTTGTTGAATAGAAAAGAAGGGATTATCTCAACTTCAGACTCTGATGTGGATGTATTGATAGTAAAAACTAACGAAGAATTAATGATAGCTCAGGATACTAAAATAATAGTGGAAGAATTAAGCAGCAAACAGTAATGCCCTTTAGCTGGGCATTACTGTTTGTCCCTATAACTCTTTGCCAAATTATAGTATTCTTTAGCATGTTCCCTAATTTGCTCAATCTCTTCTTCAGTTAGGTTTCTTATGACCTTTCCTGGAACCCCTAAAACTAAACTTTTAGGAGGAATTATTTTGTTTTCAGTTACCAAAGCTCCAGCTCCTATAAGACATCCTTCACCTATCTTTGCACCATTTAATATAGTTGCTCCCATCCCTATGAGGCAGTTATTAGAGATTTCACATCCATGTATAATAGCGTTGTGTCCAATGGTAACGTAACTTCCGATTATAGTTGGGTATTCGGTATCAATATGAACTACTGAGTTATCTTGTACGTTGGTGAATTCCCCAATGGTTATAGAACCAATATCCCCTCTCAATGTGACATTGTACCAAATACTAGATCCCTTAGCGATCTTTACACTTCCAATAATTTGACTACCAGGCGCTAGAAAAACATCTTCTTCAACAACAGGATATTCCCCTTTATACTCATGAAGCATAATTCCACCTCTTTTATTTAGCTAAAGTTTTTGTGATATAATTATATATCAAAAAAAGAATAAAAAAACCGGATCCACAATGGATCCGGCAAGAATGTCTGGGTTTATCTCAGGGGGATAGGGGGATCTTTCTTTTCCAGTTAGATTATACTATAGAGTTTGTTAAACTTCAAGATGAATGAGTTACTATTAGATTTAAAACAATTAAAGATTTGTATACTATTATTAAGCTAAAAAGGAGGTCTCTTTTTGAATAAACTTTATGATTTTCACACACACACAATTTTGAGTGACGGAGAATTAATATGTAGCGAACAGATAAGACATGCACAAATCTACGGTTATGCGGCTATTGCAATATCTGATCATGTGGATGAATCCAACATCGATTTTGTTTTAAACAGTTTGAACAAATTCGTTGATAATGAAAGTAGTTACTTTGAAGGAATCAAGATTTTAAAAGGAGTTGAAATCACTCACGTTCCTCCTTTACTGATAGATAATCTTGCAAAATATGCAAAAGAAAATGGAGCAGATATTGTATTGGTTCACGGAGAAACTATAGTCGAACCGGTATTTAAAAAAACTAATTATTACGCTGTAACGTCAAAGTATGTGGATATCTTAGCTCACCCTGGTTTAATTAGTGAGGAAGAAGTAGCCCTTGCTGCAAAAAACGGAGTCTTTTTGGAATTAAGTGCCAGAAAAGGCCATAGCTTATCCAATGGGCACGTGAGAAAATTGGCTCAAAAATATGAAGCAAAATTACTAGTAAATAGTGACGCTCATGGGCCCGATGATTTCTTGGACTATGATTTTAGTTTAAAAGTTGCTTTATCGGCTGGTTTAAGTATAGAAGAGGCAAAAAAGATTGTCGAAAAAAATCCCTTGGAATTATTGTAAATTATATTTTTAATGTAAGATTTACCAAAACTTTTTATTTATATGTGTATTTTTAGAACCAAATCATATTATTGGTGTCTAAACAAATAGTTTCATTGGAAAACTTTACAACTTGAGGGGTATCGTTTCTTTATGAAAGGAGGGAATTATGTGAATAACAAAAGAATAAGCGAGAAAGAAGAGAAAAAAATTATGAGAAGAATAGAAAATATCTATTTTGAAGACATTGAAAAAGACGGAGATACAGTCAAAGTAAAAGTGAAAAAACCCAAGGAAAAAGTAAGTTCCGTGGATACTTTTATTTCATTATTAATAAGTAAAGCAAAAAAGAAAGGAAATAAGTTATCTTATTCCGATATCGATAATGCTATTCCTGCAAATATAGCGGATGAAATTGATAGTGATTATATAGAGAAGATATACGAGGCTTTGGAATCCGAAGGAATAGAAATTATAGAAGGAGATGTTGAAGAGGAGAAAGATGCCTTAAATGAAGCGGAATATGAAAATGAAGAGATTGGAGAGTTATTTTCAGATACAGAGCTTAAAATGTATGACAATATCTCCTTAGGTGATCCTATAAAAATATATCTCAAAGAAATCAGCAAAGTTGAACTTTTAAGCCCTTCCAGAGAAAGGCAATTAGCTAGAAGAGCTCAAAAAGGCGATCAAAAAGCAAGAGACGAATTGATAAAAGCAAATTTAAGGTTAGTTATAAGTATTGCTAAAAGATACACAGGTAGAGGTTTGACTTTTTTGGATTTGATCCAAGAAGGAAACATAGGATTGATAAAGGCTGTGGACAAATTTGACTGGAGAAAAGGTTTTAAGTTCTCTACATATGCAACATGGTGGATTAGACAGGCAATAACCAGATCCATAGCTGATCAAGCAAGAACGATTAGAATTCCAGTTCATTTAGTAGAAACTATAAATAGAATGAACAAAGTCATCAGAGAGTATTTGCAAGAAAACGGAGATTATCCTTCAGCGAAAGAACTTGCAGAAATTTTAGATAAGCCAGAAGATAAGATTAATGAAATCCTAATAAGTGCAAAAGATGTACTTTCTTTAAATTCACCTATATCTAGTGGTAATGGTGACGATGAAGAATCTGAAACAGGAGATTTCATCAGTACAGATGAAACAACTCCCGAAGAAGAAGCTCAAAAAATGATTATGAAAGAAAGGTTAGAGGAAGTACTTGACACTTTAAACTCTAAAGAAGCTTTGGTTTTGAAAATGAGGTATGGATTCTTAGATGGTAAACAAAAGACATTAGAAGA contains:
- a CDS encoding acetate kinase is translated as MKILVINSGSSSLKYQILEMENEECLVKGLVERIGEEESDIEQESKEKEYKNITKINDHEEALKKAMELITDPEYGCLKGLDEIDAVGHRVVHGGEKFFSSVLIDEEVIKAIEENSDLAPLHNPPNLVGIRAAKKLLPKVPQVAVFDTSFHHSMPEKAYMYGLPYELYQKYKIRRYGFHGTSHRYVSQKASEILRKDIKELKMTTAHLGNGASLAAIDRGKVVDTSMGFTPLEGLIMGTRSGDIDPSIVLFLTRKGYSVDEVDDLLNKRSGVYGLSEMSNDMRDIRKGIENGDKKAKLAYDVYVYRLAKYIGSYITILKGLDALVFTAGVGENDEHVRMDVCDYLDFFGVKIDKEKNTLLNRKEGIISTSDSDVDVLIVKTNEELMIAQDTKIIVEELSSKQ
- a CDS encoding gamma carbonic anhydrase family protein; amino-acid sequence: MLHEYKGEYPVVEEDVFLAPGSQIIGSVKIAKGSSIWYNVTLRGDIGSITIGEFTNVQDNSVVHIDTEYPTIIGSYVTIGHNAIIHGCEISNNCLIGMGATILNGAKIGEGCLIGAGALVTENKIIPPKSLVLGVPGKVIRNLTEEEIEQIREHAKEYYNLAKSYRDKQ
- a CDS encoding histidinol phosphate phosphatase domain-containing protein, whose translation is MNKLYDFHTHTILSDGELICSEQIRHAQIYGYAAIAISDHVDESNIDFVLNSLNKFVDNESSYFEGIKILKGVEITHVPPLLIDNLAKYAKENGADIVLVHGETIVEPVFKKTNYYAVTSKYVDILAHPGLISEEEVALAAKNGVFLELSARKGHSLSNGHVRKLAQKYEAKLLVNSDAHGPDDFLDYDFSLKVALSAGLSIEEAKKIVEKNPLELL
- a CDS encoding sigma-70 family RNA polymerase sigma factor; this translates as MRRIENIYFEDIEKDGDTVKVKVKKPKEKVSSVDTFISLLISKAKKKGNKLSYSDIDNAIPANIADEIDSDYIEKIYEALESEGIEIIEGDVEEEKDALNEAEYENEEIGELFSDTELKMYDNISLGDPIKIYLKEISKVELLSPSRERQLARRAQKGDQKARDELIKANLRLVISIAKRYTGRGLTFLDLIQEGNIGLIKAVDKFDWRKGFKFSTYATWWIRQAITRSIADQARTIRIPVHLVETINRMNKVIREYLQENGDYPSAKELAEILDKPEDKINEILISAKDVLSLNSPISSGNGDDEESETGDFISTDETTPEEEAQKMIMKERLEEVLDTLNSKEALVLKMRYGFLDGKQKTLEEVGQFFNVTRERIRQIETKALRKLRHPNRVAQLKDIVES